Proteins encoded in a region of the Sphingomonas japonica genome:
- a CDS encoding RluA family pseudouridine synthase: MNRGVSTLHARIADAATGWRLDRALAEALPTLSRERLKALISAGQVADSGGMLHRDPAKKAVGGTLLTVTIPDPAPAHNAAQAIELDVVYEDEHLIVIDKPAGLVVHPAAGNPDGTLVNALLHHCAGQLSGIGGVARPGIVHRIDKDTSGLMVAAKTDRAHEGLARQFKAHSIDRRYRALVSGRLQQPSGTVDAPLGRSPANRKKVAIVQNGKHAITHYALIKPLREAALIECRLETGRTHQVRVHMASIGHALLGDPAYGRTKAAHRGILETLGFRRQALHATRLGFIHPVGSNALAFESEMPADMQELFEQLCG; the protein is encoded by the coding sequence ATGAACCGGGGGGTTTCTACACTGCATGCGCGCATCGCCGACGCCGCCACGGGTTGGCGGCTCGATCGCGCGCTGGCGGAGGCGCTGCCTACCCTGTCACGCGAACGGCTCAAGGCGCTGATCTCTGCCGGTCAAGTTGCCGATTCGGGGGGCATGCTGCACCGCGATCCTGCCAAAAAGGCGGTCGGCGGCACGTTGCTGACGGTCACCATCCCCGATCCCGCGCCGGCCCACAACGCGGCGCAGGCGATCGAGCTCGATGTCGTCTATGAGGACGAGCACCTTATCGTCATCGACAAGCCGGCGGGTCTGGTGGTGCATCCCGCGGCCGGCAATCCCGACGGAACACTGGTCAACGCGCTGCTGCATCACTGCGCCGGGCAATTGTCGGGGATCGGCGGGGTCGCGCGGCCTGGCATCGTCCACCGCATCGACAAGGACACGTCCGGATTGATGGTCGCAGCCAAGACCGACCGCGCGCACGAGGGTCTGGCGCGGCAGTTCAAGGCTCACAGCATCGACCGGCGGTATCGGGCGCTCGTCTCGGGTCGCCTTCAACAGCCGTCGGGTACTGTCGATGCTCCGCTCGGCCGCTCGCCGGCCAACCGCAAGAAGGTTGCGATAGTCCAGAACGGCAAGCACGCGATCACCCATTACGCCTTGATCAAGCCGCTGCGCGAAGCGGCGCTGATCGAATGTCGGTTGGAAACCGGTCGCACCCACCAGGTGCGGGTGCACATGGCCTCGATCGGTCACGCCTTGCTTGGCGATCCGGCCTATGGCAGAACAAAGGCAGCCCATCGCGGGATTCTGGAAACCTTGGGTTTCCGCCGTCAGGCGTTGCACGCCACGCGGTTGGGGTTCATCCATCCGGTGGGAAGTAACGCTTTGGCGTTCGAAAGCGAAATGCCTGCAGACATGCAGGAACTGTTCGAGCAGCTTTGCGGTTAA
- a CDS encoding Mov34/MPN/PAD-1 family protein: MILRVSSRALHCVITEASIDGQRESCGLLWGTSDRIVAAQTADNVSPSPRTAFEIDPRRVIAAHRRARRMKHLALVGHWHSHPRGEPVPSPRDADAAMSDGSLWLIVAGDVARLWRAVKGGRVHDRFDPVPFAIGRDIRVDKVGTGVRMHRSGPDGGPPLLESIA; encoded by the coding sequence ATGATCCTTCGCGTTTCAAGCCGTGCGCTGCACTGCGTCATCACCGAAGCGAGCATCGATGGGCAACGCGAATCATGCGGTTTGTTGTGGGGAACATCGGATCGCATCGTGGCGGCGCAGACCGCCGACAATGTTTCACCAAGCCCTCGAACGGCATTCGAGATCGATCCGCGCAGGGTGATCGCTGCCCATCGCCGGGCGAGACGGATGAAGCACCTGGCCCTGGTCGGCCATTGGCATTCGCATCCCCGAGGGGAGCCGGTGCCCTCGCCGCGGGACGCCGATGCGGCCATGTCCGACGGGAGCCTGTGGTTGATCGTCGCGGGAGATGTCGCGCGGCTGTGGCGAGCGGTGAAAGGCGGCCGTGTCCATGATCGGTTCGATCCGGTGCCATTCGCGATCGGCCGCGACATCCGCGTCGACAAGGTGGGGACGGGTGTGCGAATGCACCGCAGCGGGCCGGATGGGGGGCCGCCATTGTTGGAGAGTATCGCGTGA
- a CDS encoding histidine phosphotransferase family protein: MSMSSTDFASLLCSRLCHDLLSPVGALNNGLELLADEHDPEMRARCLELLSDSARASANKLKFFRLAFGAAGGFGETVDTREAKSAIEGLFGDNSRMTIGWLVDAQVLPKTAIKVLLNLALIAGDALVRGGQLDIGAEVHDGMAEIVVRASGPRIVLDGELRGALSGSSGDSGISPRAAAAYLVRSLVNEGDGTLQVSDPDAEILLFGAALRLG, from the coding sequence GTGAGCATGTCGTCGACCGATTTCGCCAGCCTGTTGTGCTCGCGACTGTGCCACGACCTGCTCAGTCCGGTCGGGGCGCTCAACAACGGGCTCGAATTGCTTGCCGACGAGCATGACCCGGAGATGCGCGCGCGCTGCCTGGAATTGCTGTCCGACAGCGCTCGCGCCTCGGCAAACAAGCTGAAGTTTTTCCGGCTGGCATTCGGCGCGGCGGGGGGCTTCGGCGAAACAGTCGATACGCGGGAGGCCAAGTCGGCGATCGAGGGGCTGTTCGGCGACAATAGCCGGATGACGATCGGCTGGCTGGTCGATGCGCAGGTATTGCCCAAGACGGCGATCAAGGTACTGCTCAACCTGGCGCTCATCGCCGGGGATGCGCTGGTGCGCGGCGGTCAGCTCGATATCGGTGCCGAGGTCCATGACGGAATGGCAGAGATCGTCGTGCGCGCCAGCGGACCGCGGATCGTCCTCGACGGCGAGCTTCGCGGCGCCCTTTCGGGCAGCAGCGGCGACAGCGGTATCAGCCCGCGCGCGGCAGCGGCGTATCTCGTGCGCTCGCTGGTCAACGAAGGTGACGGCACCTTGCAGGTATCCGATCCGGATGCCGAGATCCTGCTGTTCGGCGCGGCGCTGCGCCTCGGGTAA
- a CDS encoding chemotaxis protein CheA, with protein MDELLQDFIAETRETLEAVSSEIVAWEAAPDDRARLDSIFRFVHTVKGSCGFLDLPRLQRLSHAAEDVLSQVRSGERTADAPLVSAVLAIIDRIGEIVEAIDAGAALDDSGEDALIAGLAPGAGAIAPVVVASNGNQRAASRSVRLNVDLLDRMMGGMSDMVLARNELARRLRDLPGEPGIEAALDRLSATVAEMRDTVTRTRMQKVESLFSALPRIVRDTAAELGKSVALSIEGSDVELDREMIEVMRDPLVHIIRNAIDHGIETPAVRRAAGKRPTGRLYVAARQAGNQIVLEVSDDGAGIDTDRIVAKLIAQGRDPAELRGLSERAKCALIFEPGFTTKTDVSTISGRGVGMDIVRDSVEQIGGRIDLQNQPGVGLTLTVQVPLTLSILSTIIVEVGGHRFAIPRLAIEEIVSDRNATIRIDRIGDTSVATVRERRLPVVDLGIILGLVRRPGEREEPAMLVIANVGASSIAIEVDQVIDNEELVIKPAAPAVMAAGVYAGQTLPDTGLPMLLLDCAGIAAVAGVRIGLRAEIEAEAEPEPADDQQAMLLVEDLDGATRLVPLAIVDRIETARGDAVSDVAGHLRLTIDGEIYPLVARSPIAADAMFTVLRLRDGASEVSMAIRKADDIVTISDAITLATTPGPIAGATVIEGHAVEIIDAHWLFATHAGPREIGDRPRCIFAGEQSEWMNSFLRPLVETMGYRVDPSSFAADQASLVVALDIMVDGVAEDRLLRLRSNPSAAGDDSSIYRYDRPALLAELARHQGRAA; from the coding sequence ATGGACGAGCTGCTTCAGGACTTCATTGCCGAAACGCGCGAAACGCTCGAGGCGGTTTCGAGCGAGATCGTCGCGTGGGAAGCCGCGCCCGACGATCGCGCGCGGCTCGATTCGATCTTTCGCTTCGTCCACACCGTCAAGGGAAGCTGCGGGTTCCTTGACCTCCCGCGGCTGCAACGCCTCAGCCACGCTGCCGAGGATGTGCTGTCGCAGGTGCGCAGCGGCGAGCGGACCGCCGATGCCCCGTTGGTCAGCGCCGTGCTGGCGATTATCGATCGCATCGGCGAGATCGTCGAGGCAATCGACGCGGGCGCCGCACTCGACGACAGCGGCGAAGACGCACTGATCGCCGGCCTGGCGCCGGGCGCCGGGGCGATCGCACCGGTCGTGGTCGCATCCAACGGTAACCAACGCGCGGCGAGCCGCAGCGTCCGCCTGAATGTCGATCTCCTCGACCGGATGATGGGCGGAATGTCCGACATGGTGCTGGCGCGCAACGAATTGGCCCGGCGGCTACGCGACCTGCCCGGCGAGCCGGGTATCGAAGCGGCGCTCGATCGCCTGTCGGCGACCGTGGCGGAGATGCGCGACACGGTGACGCGCACGCGCATGCAGAAGGTAGAAAGTCTGTTCTCGGCCCTGCCGCGGATCGTTCGCGATACCGCTGCCGAACTCGGCAAGTCGGTCGCGCTGAGCATCGAAGGGTCGGATGTTGAGCTCGATCGGGAAATGATCGAGGTAATGCGCGATCCGCTGGTCCACATCATCCGCAACGCCATCGATCATGGCATCGAGACCCCGGCGGTGCGCAGGGCGGCGGGCAAGCGTCCGACCGGGCGTCTGTATGTCGCGGCGCGGCAGGCCGGGAACCAGATCGTGCTGGAAGTATCCGACGATGGCGCGGGCATAGACACCGATCGGATCGTCGCCAAGCTGATCGCGCAGGGCCGTGATCCTGCCGAACTCCGCGGCTTGTCGGAACGCGCGAAATGCGCGCTGATCTTCGAGCCGGGTTTCACCACCAAAACTGACGTCTCGACCATTTCTGGCCGTGGTGTCGGCATGGACATCGTCCGCGACAGCGTCGAGCAGATCGGCGGGCGCATCGACTTGCAGAACCAGCCGGGCGTCGGATTGACGCTGACGGTGCAAGTGCCGCTGACCCTCTCGATCCTGTCGACCATCATCGTCGAGGTCGGCGGACATCGCTTCGCGATCCCACGGCTGGCGATCGAAGAGATCGTATCCGACCGCAATGCCACGATCCGGATCGACCGCATCGGCGACACGAGCGTGGCGACGGTGCGCGAGCGGCGGCTCCCGGTCGTCGATCTTGGGATTATCCTGGGTTTGGTGCGCCGGCCGGGCGAACGCGAGGAGCCCGCGATGCTCGTGATCGCCAATGTGGGCGCGAGCAGCATCGCCATCGAAGTCGATCAGGTCATCGATAACGAGGAATTGGTGATCAAGCCCGCCGCACCGGCGGTGATGGCGGCCGGCGTCTATGCCGGGCAGACCCTGCCCGATACCGGTCTGCCGATGCTGCTGCTCGACTGTGCGGGGATTGCGGCGGTCGCCGGCGTGCGCATCGGTCTGCGCGCCGAGATCGAAGCGGAGGCAGAACCCGAACCGGCCGATGACCAACAGGCGATGTTGCTGGTCGAAGACCTCGATGGCGCGACCCGGCTGGTACCCTTGGCGATCGTCGACCGGATCGAGACCGCGCGCGGTGATGCCGTGTCCGACGTTGCCGGGCATCTGCGCCTCACGATCGATGGTGAAATCTATCCGCTGGTGGCACGGTCTCCGATCGCCGCGGACGCGATGTTCACCGTCCTGCGGCTGCGCGACGGCGCGTCCGAAGTCTCGATGGCAATCCGCAAAGCCGACGATATCGTCACTATCTCGGACGCGATCACCTTGGCGACTACCCCCGGGCCGATTGCGGGTGCGACAGTGATCGAGGGTCATGCCGTCGAAATAATCGATGCGCATTGGCTGTTCGCGACCCATGCCGGCCCGCGTGAAATCGGGGATCGGCCACGGTGCATATTCGCCGGGGAACAATCGGAATGGATGAACAGCTTTCTGCGGCCGCTGGTTGAAACCATGGGGTATCGCGTCGATCCGAGTTCTTTCGCGGCCGATCAGGCGTCGCTCGTGGTGGCGCTGGACATTATGGTTGATGGGGTTGCCGAAGACAGGCTGCTGCGGCTGCGCAGCAATCCCAGCGCTGCCGGCGACGATAGCTCGATCTACCGCTATGACAGGCCAGCCCTGCTGGCCGAACTGGCACGGCACCAAGGGAGGGCGGCATGA
- a CDS encoding chemotaxis protein CheW: MNEDLFLIAHIAGHALAFRSSQIESVVDLGQITPVPRAAAHIVGLAALRSRVVTVIDTWSALGLKGGAGVRSRAVIVAQGGHHYALLVDTLDDVASFAALPLESGLSLSPRWHAAARGLIERNAEPILVIDPVALIPTGADAPEKTAAVVH, encoded by the coding sequence ATGAACGAAGATCTGTTTCTGATCGCCCATATCGCAGGGCATGCGCTCGCTTTTCGCTCGTCGCAGATCGAATCGGTCGTCGATCTCGGGCAGATCACGCCCGTGCCGCGCGCGGCGGCGCACATTGTCGGACTGGCCGCGCTGCGCAGCCGGGTCGTGACGGTGATCGATACGTGGTCGGCGCTGGGCCTGAAGGGCGGGGCGGGGGTCCGGTCGCGCGCGGTCATCGTCGCGCAGGGCGGGCATCATTACGCGCTGCTTGTCGATACGCTCGACGATGTGGCGAGCTTCGCCGCGCTTCCTCTCGAATCCGGTCTGTCGCTGTCACCGCGCTGGCATGCCGCCGCGCGAGGACTGATCGAACGCAATGCCGAGCCGATCCTCGTCATCGACCCCGTCGCGCTCATTCCTACGGGCGCCGATGCCCCTGAAAAGACTGCTGCGGTAGTGCATTAA
- a CDS encoding response regulator yields MKSCLVVDDSKVIRKVARHILETLAFDVREAADGREALTSCLDCPPDVVLLDWNMPVMSGMDFLRALRETDLAVKPKVVFCTTENGMAYIRAAIEAGADEYVMKPFDRETLESKLQIVGMA; encoded by the coding sequence ATGAAGAGCTGCCTAGTCGTCGACGACTCCAAGGTGATCCGGAAAGTCGCACGTCACATCCTCGAGACGCTGGCGTTCGACGTGCGCGAAGCCGCGGACGGTCGCGAAGCGCTGACGAGTTGTCTCGATTGCCCGCCCGACGTGGTGCTGCTCGACTGGAACATGCCGGTGATGAGCGGCATGGATTTCCTGCGCGCGCTGCGCGAAACCGACCTGGCGGTGAAACCCAAGGTGGTGTTCTGCACGACCGAGAACGGCATGGCCTATATCCGCGCGGCGATCGAGGCCGGGGCCGACGAATATGTCATGAAGCCGTTCGACCGCGAGACGTTGGAGAGCAAACTCCAGATCGTCGGCATGGCCTGA
- a CDS encoding chemotaxis protein CheB, with protein sequence MPSSDAVARVLIVDDSLVARSILARLVDAVPRFAVAAAVGTAEAALAYLETEQVAVILLDLEMPGVTGLAALPDLLAAGRGARVLVVSSTVDAGAATTIQALALGAAGTLVKPGIGSFAGRFGDMLADQLQRLIDPPAEAATLQPAHPAEAFHGPLAIGKQAFSIVGIGASTGGIHALSQVLRPLTATFQAPIVITQHLPVTFSAYFAAQVALLAGRPCDVAEDRMRLQPGRVVVAPGDAHLVLTRMTDGVAVRLSRQPAASRCMPSVDPMLQSLAALYGDRALGIMLSGMGRDGAQGAADLVSAGGTIVAQDRASSVVWGMPGAVAHLASAVLSPDAIGALIAKQRCPA encoded by the coding sequence GTGCCCTCGTCGGACGCTGTAGCGCGCGTTCTGATCGTCGATGACTCGCTCGTGGCGCGGTCTATCCTCGCGCGACTGGTGGATGCAGTCCCGCGATTTGCCGTCGCGGCGGCGGTGGGAACCGCCGAGGCTGCGCTTGCCTATCTGGAGACCGAACAGGTCGCCGTCATCCTCCTGGACCTGGAAATGCCCGGCGTCACGGGGCTGGCGGCGCTGCCCGATCTGCTCGCTGCCGGGCGCGGCGCACGCGTGCTGGTGGTGTCCTCGACGGTGGATGCGGGTGCCGCCACGACCATTCAGGCGCTTGCGTTGGGAGCTGCCGGAACCCTGGTCAAGCCGGGCATCGGCAGCTTTGCCGGGCGTTTCGGGGATATGCTGGCCGACCAGCTCCAACGCCTGATCGATCCTCCGGCCGAGGCAGCAACCCTTCAGCCGGCCCACCCGGCCGAAGCCTTTCACGGACCGTTGGCCATCGGAAAACAGGCCTTCTCCATCGTCGGCATCGGCGCCTCGACGGGCGGCATCCACGCGCTAAGCCAGGTATTGCGGCCGCTGACGGCCACGTTCCAGGCGCCGATCGTGATCACCCAGCATCTGCCGGTCACCTTTTCGGCCTATTTTGCGGCGCAGGTCGCGTTGCTCGCCGGGCGCCCGTGCGATGTCGCGGAAGATCGCATGCGCCTGCAGCCGGGGCGCGTCGTCGTCGCGCCTGGCGATGCTCATCTCGTGCTCACCCGCATGACCGACGGAGTGGCGGTTCGGCTCAGCAGGCAACCGGCGGCTTCGCGATGCATGCCGTCGGTCGATCCGATGTTGCAATCACTCGCCGCGCTGTATGGCGACCGCGCACTCGGCATCATGCTGAGCGGGATGGGCCGCGATGGCGCGCAGGGTGCTGCCGATCTGGTAAGCGCAGGCGGTACGATCGTTGCGCAGGACCGCGCATCCTCGGTCGTGTGGGGCATGCCCGGCGCAGTGGCGCACCTCGCCAGCGCGGTGCTGAGCCCCGATGCGATCGGCGCGCTGATCGCGAAGCAGCGGTGCCCGGCATGA
- a CDS encoding CheR family methyltransferase, giving the protein MTAPAIPASRSTAATNLIAALLEARTGQQIGANRVWRIESALKPLMRQQGIDTIDLLAAALTTRSGGSLADRVVEALLNQETSFFRDAGVLEQAIEAVLKRLDAAPFVRPRIWSVGCSTGQEALSLAMLLDERTPAAAPRVEIIASDVSQRALDRARAGRYSQFEIQRGLPVRRMLQWFDAVGEEWTAKPGLVSRIQYRRHNLVTEPPPGGRFDLILCRNVLFYFSPAVRRGVFEQLAGALRPGGLLVLGAGETVIGQTERLAPSPHWRGFYSSCPDTALPRARAI; this is encoded by the coding sequence ATGACCGCGCCCGCCATTCCTGCCAGCCGCTCCACCGCTGCGACCAACCTGATCGCCGCACTGCTCGAAGCGCGCACCGGCCAGCAGATCGGCGCAAATCGGGTGTGGCGCATCGAATCCGCACTCAAGCCGCTGATGCGCCAGCAGGGCATCGACACGATCGACCTGCTGGCCGCAGCGCTGACCACGCGAAGCGGTGGCTCGCTGGCCGACCGCGTCGTGGAGGCGTTGCTCAATCAGGAAACGTCGTTCTTTCGCGATGCCGGGGTGCTCGAACAGGCAATCGAGGCCGTCCTCAAGCGCCTCGACGCCGCCCCGTTCGTGCGGCCGCGCATCTGGTCGGTCGGTTGTTCGACTGGCCAGGAGGCGCTGTCGCTGGCGATGTTGCTGGACGAGCGCACCCCTGCGGCTGCGCCGCGCGTGGAGATCATCGCCAGCGACGTGTCGCAGCGTGCGCTCGATCGAGCGCGGGCGGGTCGCTATTCACAGTTCGAGATACAGCGCGGCCTGCCGGTGCGGCGGATGCTACAATGGTTCGATGCCGTCGGCGAGGAGTGGACCGCGAAGCCGGGCCTGGTGTCGCGCATCCAGTATCGGCGTCACAACCTGGTCACCGAACCGCCGCCCGGCGGACGGTTCGATCTGATCCTGTGCCGCAACGTGCTGTTCTATTTTTCGCCCGCCGTGCGTCGCGGAGTGTTCGAACAACTGGCGGGTGCGCTGCGCCCGGGCGGCCTGCTGGTGCTCGGGGCGGGCGAAACCGTGATCGGTCAGACCGAGCGGCTCGCACCTTCGCCGCATTGGCGCGGCTTCTATTCGAGCTGCCCCGACACAGCCTTACCCAGAGCCCGCGCCATCTGA
- a CDS encoding N-acetylmuramoyl-L-alanine amidase — protein MQLIETPSPNFDERDAAVSIIVLHYTGMQDAESAIARLRDPEAKVSAHYLIAEDGAVLRMVAEDKRAWHAGQSYWRGMRNLNAASVGIEIVNPGHEWGYRPFPEEQIASVVRLVAQIKDRYAITRGNIVGHSDIAPARKKDPGELFPWGTLARLRLALPRPTKNLLDPQWTQGGFLMALERFGYDVNDPIAAIMAFQRRFRPELVDGEIDAECRMILLALLLPKPMGDE, from the coding sequence GTGCAACTGATCGAGACCCCATCGCCCAATTTCGACGAGCGCGACGCGGCGGTTTCGATCATCGTCCTGCACTATACCGGAATGCAGGACGCCGAATCGGCAATCGCACGGCTGCGCGATCCCGAAGCCAAGGTGTCCGCGCATTATCTGATCGCCGAGGATGGCGCGGTGCTGAGAATGGTCGCCGAGGACAAGCGCGCCTGGCACGCCGGGCAGTCCTATTGGCGCGGCATGCGAAACCTGAATGCAGCGTCGGTCGGGATCGAGATCGTCAACCCGGGGCACGAATGGGGCTATCGCCCGTTCCCCGAAGAGCAGATCGCGTCGGTGGTGCGGCTCGTAGCGCAGATCAAGGACCGCTACGCCATCACGCGCGGCAACATCGTCGGTCATTCCGACATCGCACCGGCGCGCAAGAAGGATCCCGGCGAGCTGTTTCCCTGGGGCACGCTGGCGCGGCTGCGTCTGGCGCTGCCCCGCCCGACGAAGAACCTGCTCGATCCGCAATGGACGCAGGGCGGGTTCCTGATGGCGCTCGAACGCTTTGGCTACGACGTCAATGATCCGATCGCGGCGATCATGGCGTTTCAGCGGCGGTTCCGTCCGGAATTGGTCGATGGCGAGATCGATGCCGAATGCCGCATGATCCTGCTTGCGTTGCTGCTTCCCAAACCGATGGGGGATGAGTAG
- a CDS encoding J domain-containing protein, giving the protein MARSTRSDDWGFPRWREYGSTRAATTVRLCDRHGCEEVGDRPAPKSPNSPERWYFCEAHAAEYNRGWNYFEGLSAEEAAAREAEERRDTSGYSESKHNSWAGPGDGTRSRDEIRALDVLELDVDADFDTVRIAWRRLAKSNHPDIRPGDKDAAMRFQAIQAAYDVLKAAEERRQWRPG; this is encoded by the coding sequence ATGGCGCGTTCTACCCGATCCGACGACTGGGGCTTTCCCCGCTGGCGCGAATATGGCTCCACGCGCGCCGCCACCACGGTCCGGCTGTGCGATCGCCACGGCTGCGAGGAAGTCGGCGACCGGCCAGCTCCCAAATCTCCGAACAGTCCCGAGCGCTGGTATTTCTGCGAGGCGCACGCCGCCGAATATAACCGCGGCTGGAATTACTTCGAGGGGCTGAGCGCCGAGGAAGCCGCCGCGCGAGAAGCCGAGGAGCGGCGCGACACTTCGGGATATTCGGAATCGAAGCACAATAGCTGGGCAGGGCCGGGCGACGGAACGCGATCGCGCGACGAGATTCGCGCGCTCGACGTGCTCGAGCTGGACGTTGACGCAGATTTCGACACGGTGCGGATCGCATGGCGCCGCCTCGCCAAATCGAACCATCCGGACATCCGCCCCGGCGACAAGGATGCCGCGATGCGCTTTCAGGCGATCCAGGCGGCGTACGACGTGCTCAAGGCTGCCGAAGAGCGCCGCCAATGGCGACCAGGGTGA
- a CDS encoding (2Fe-2S) ferredoxin domain-containing protein — translation MTRHVRAHWTNAILVCGKCSKKLGGGFGKGGKLPLAKALRKHLGIAKGRKAVTGIVEVKCLGICPKRAVCVIDTANPGAWKLVPDGSDVVDVARDLGLSGRAAD, via the coding sequence GTGACACGGCACGTTCGCGCGCACTGGACGAACGCAATTCTGGTCTGCGGCAAATGTTCGAAGAAGCTCGGCGGCGGGTTCGGTAAAGGCGGCAAGCTGCCGCTCGCCAAGGCGCTGCGCAAGCATCTGGGGATCGCCAAGGGGCGCAAGGCCGTAACGGGCATCGTCGAGGTCAAGTGCCTGGGCATCTGTCCGAAACGGGCGGTGTGCGTGATCGACACGGCCAATCCCGGGGCGTGGAAGCTGGTGCCGGATGGGTCGGATGTTGTCGACGTTGCGCGCGACCTGGGCTTGTCCGGACGCGCGGCCGACTGA
- a CDS encoding SufE family protein, protein MSSLAEIADEYSFLDGDDRYRLLIDLGRGLEPMPDALKTDATLVRGCSASVWVYPTVRDDGSLHFLADSNAAITKGIIALVLAAVQDTKPSAILATDIPAELAPFDLKNQLSSNRTQGIPNMIALIRQVAERYR, encoded by the coding sequence ATGTCCAGCCTCGCTGAAATTGCCGACGAATACAGCTTCCTCGATGGCGACGATCGCTATCGCCTGTTGATCGACCTGGGCCGCGGACTGGAACCGATGCCCGACGCGCTGAAGACCGATGCGACATTGGTGCGAGGCTGCTCGGCATCGGTCTGGGTCTATCCCACCGTCCGGGACGACGGCTCGCTGCATTTCCTTGCCGACAGCAATGCGGCGATCACCAAGGGAATTATCGCACTGGTGCTGGCAGCGGTTCAGGATACGAAGCCTTCCGCCATCCTGGCGACGGACATCCCGGCCGAGTTGGCGCCGTTCGACCTGAAGAACCAGCTAAGCTCCAACCGTACTCAAGGCATTCCGAACATGATCGCGCTGATCCGGCAGGTTGCCGAACGGTATCGGTGA
- the pspC gene encoding envelope stress response membrane protein PspC, with protein MSASRTKLYLDKQNGKWSGVCAGIADYTGVDVMWVRIGAVVLTLLGGFPWTVIAYFMIAWMAPVKPYGLYESPEDAKFWQRVRSNPKRTTHEVRSKFRDIDRRLADIEMFYTSRNTRLADEIDSLR; from the coding sequence ATGTCCGCCAGCCGCACCAAGCTCTATCTCGACAAGCAGAACGGCAAATGGTCGGGCGTCTGCGCCGGCATCGCCGACTATACCGGGGTCGACGTCATGTGGGTCCGCATCGGTGCGGTCGTGCTGACGCTGCTCGGGGGATTTCCCTGGACGGTCATCGCCTATTTCATGATCGCCTGGATGGCGCCGGTGAAGCCCTACGGCCTGTATGAAAGTCCCGAGGATGCCAAGTTCTGGCAACGGGTGCGATCGAACCCGAAGCGGACGACGCACGAAGTGCGATCGAAGTTTCGCGACATCGACCGCCGCCTCGCCGACATCGAAATGTTCTACACCAGCCGCAACACGCGCCTGGCCGACGAAATCGACAGCCTGCGCTGA
- the pspB gene encoding envelope stress response membrane protein PspB produces MEDVFLPIVIVGMLFIGMPWVILHYITKWKQSPSLTGEDEQLLDDLHLTARRLEERLVTIERIVAADNPDFRPDNRQERPDYRAEPRREDRPDYDYSKRN; encoded by the coding sequence ATGGAAGACGTATTCTTGCCGATCGTCATCGTCGGCATGCTGTTCATCGGGATGCCGTGGGTCATCCTCCACTACATCACCAAGTGGAAGCAGAGCCCGTCGCTGACCGGAGAGGACGAGCAGCTGCTCGACGATCTCCACCTCACCGCCCGCCGGCTGGAGGAGCGTCTGGTGACGATCGAGCGCATCGTCGCGGCCGACAATCCCGATTTCCGCCCCGACAACCGTCAGGAACGACCCGACTATCGCGCCGAGCCGCGCCGCGAGGATCGTCCCGACTACGACTATTCGAAGAGGAACTGA